A region of Diceros bicornis minor isolate mBicDic1 chromosome 31, mDicBic1.mat.cur, whole genome shotgun sequence DNA encodes the following proteins:
- the LOC131394750 gene encoding glutathione S-transferase P isoform X1, translating into MLGKSSRGAVPPYTIIYFPVRGRCEAMRMLLADQGQSWKEEVVTMETWLQGPLKASCLYGQLPKFQDGDLTLYQSNAILRHLGRSLGLYGKDQREAALVDVVNDGVEDLRCKYVTLIYTNYEAGKEDYVKALPGHLKPFETLLSQNQGGQAFIVGSQISFVDYNLLDLLLIHQVLAPSCLDSFPLLSAYVARLSARPKLKAFLASPEHVNRPINGNGKQ; encoded by the exons ATGTTGGGCAAATCCTCGAGGGGCGCAG TGCCGCCCTATACCATCATCTACTTCCCTGTTCGAG ggcgCTGCGAGGCCATGCGCATGCTGCTGGCTGACCAGGGCCAGAGCTGGAAGGAGGAGGTGGTGACCATGGAGACCTGGCTGCAGGGCCCACTCAAGGCCTCCTGT CTCTACGGGCAGCTCCCCAAGTTCCAGGATGGAGACCTCACCCTGTACCAGTCCAATGCCATCCTGCGACACCTGGGCCGCTCCCTCG GGCTGTATGGCAAGGACCAGCGGGAGGCAGCCTTGGTGGATGTGGTGAATGACGGCGTGGAGGATCTCCGCTGCAAATATGTGACTCTCATCTACACCAACTAC GAGGCGGGCAAGGAGGACTATGTGAAGGCACTGCCCGGGCACCTGAAGCCTTTTGAGACCCTGCTGTCCCAGAACCAGGGGGGCCAGGCCTTCATTGTGGGCAGCCAG ATCTCCTTCGTCGACTACAACCTGCTGGACTTGCTGCTGATTCACCAGGTCCTGGCCCCCAGCTGCCTGGACTCCTTCCCCCTGCTCTCGGCCTACGTGGCCCGCCTCAGCGCCCGGCCCAAGCTCAAGGCCTTCCTGGCCTCCCCCGAGCATGTGAACCGCCCCATCAATGGCAATGGGAAACAATGA
- the LOC131394750 gene encoding glutathione S-transferase P isoform X2, protein MPPYTIIYFPVRGRCEAMRMLLADQGQSWKEEVVTMETWLQGPLKASCLYGQLPKFQDGDLTLYQSNAILRHLGRSLGLYGKDQREAALVDVVNDGVEDLRCKYVTLIYTNYEAGKEDYVKALPGHLKPFETLLSQNQGGQAFIVGSQISFVDYNLLDLLLIHQVLAPSCLDSFPLLSAYVARLSARPKLKAFLASPEHVNRPINGNGKQ, encoded by the exons A TGCCGCCCTATACCATCATCTACTTCCCTGTTCGAG ggcgCTGCGAGGCCATGCGCATGCTGCTGGCTGACCAGGGCCAGAGCTGGAAGGAGGAGGTGGTGACCATGGAGACCTGGCTGCAGGGCCCACTCAAGGCCTCCTGT CTCTACGGGCAGCTCCCCAAGTTCCAGGATGGAGACCTCACCCTGTACCAGTCCAATGCCATCCTGCGACACCTGGGCCGCTCCCTCG GGCTGTATGGCAAGGACCAGCGGGAGGCAGCCTTGGTGGATGTGGTGAATGACGGCGTGGAGGATCTCCGCTGCAAATATGTGACTCTCATCTACACCAACTAC GAGGCGGGCAAGGAGGACTATGTGAAGGCACTGCCCGGGCACCTGAAGCCTTTTGAGACCCTGCTGTCCCAGAACCAGGGGGGCCAGGCCTTCATTGTGGGCAGCCAG ATCTCCTTCGTCGACTACAACCTGCTGGACTTGCTGCTGATTCACCAGGTCCTGGCCCCCAGCTGCCTGGACTCCTTCCCCCTGCTCTCGGCCTACGTGGCCCGCCTCAGCGCCCGGCCCAAGCTCAAGGCCTTCCTGGCCTCCCCCGAGCATGTGAACCGCCCCATCAATGGCAATGGGAAACAATGA